Proteins co-encoded in one Capnocytophaga ochracea DSM 7271 genomic window:
- a CDS encoding DUF4302 domain-containing protein yields MKKIIFTLIVLATLVACQKNEPDSLFDKNPSERFEESQAELRKELTTAQQGWKLTYFTNDKKFGGFTFLMKFTPEGLVEMNSDMGLTSSSTTSKYEIQEGQGTMLVFTTKNYIHELSDAYTPTDLRGKGYEGEFQFIYHGKEGNKLKFRTQRKATEQYVYFEPATAEDWNNIHNTATNVALPMITLRPFNFYFRVTTNAGNEDYDIFLYHRFLTLTSFSNPSKVLEVSLSPSANKLVFAKPLVVEGKTFREMTLDSSGSLPRYFATVDGVSIEILAGNITEEHINNDYQNIGTKVTQFIFLTSPLGIQTANTYTSNAFIRNFLMINTNNYFARIDFSFSKTGKCDIVLFYAFPNMGNYSKRVYTYDYTLTDKRLYLTNPQFKEQTDENLWNDSANVAILNASNRVFNNITTVATNGFYIKKLPLKLKYSNVIYLLQSSTYSNISFPVYVN; encoded by the coding sequence ATGAAAAAGATAATATTCACACTAATAGTATTGGCAACACTGGTTGCTTGCCAAAAGAACGAACCCGATAGCTTGTTCGACAAGAACCCTTCGGAACGTTTTGAAGAAAGTCAAGCCGAATTGCGCAAAGAACTTACTACTGCTCAGCAAGGCTGGAAACTTACCTATTTTACAAACGATAAAAAGTTTGGAGGTTTCACTTTCTTGATGAAATTTACCCCTGAGGGGTTAGTAGAAATGAACTCTGATATGGGATTAACCTCTTCTTCTACTACTAGTAAATATGAAATACAAGAGGGGCAGGGTACTATGTTGGTATTTACTACCAAGAATTATATTCACGAACTTTCGGATGCCTATACACCCACGGACTTACGAGGTAAAGGTTATGAAGGAGAATTTCAGTTTATTTATCACGGCAAAGAAGGTAACAAACTTAAATTTAGAACTCAACGCAAAGCTACTGAACAATATGTATATTTTGAACCCGCTACAGCAGAAGATTGGAATAATATACATAATACAGCAACAAATGTAGCATTACCTATGATAACTCTTCGTCCATTTAATTTTTATTTTAGGGTAACTACTAACGCAGGAAATGAAGATTATGATATATTTCTTTATCACAGATTTTTAACTCTTACTTCTTTTTCTAATCCAAGTAAAGTGCTAGAAGTTTCTTTATCACCTTCTGCTAATAAATTAGTTTTTGCAAAACCTTTAGTTGTAGAAGGCAAAACTTTTAGAGAAATGACACTTGATAGTAGTGGTTCATTACCAAGATATTTTGCGACGGTTGATGGAGTAAGTATAGAAATATTAGCAGGTAATATTACTGAGGAACATATTAATAACGATTACCAAAATATAGGAACAAAGGTTACACAATTTATATTTTTGACCAGTCCTTTGGGGATTCAGACAGCAAATACATATACTTCTAATGCCTTTATTAGAAATTTTCTGATGATAAATACTAATAATTATTTTGCTCGTATAGATTTCTCATTCAGCAAGACAGGAAAATGTGATATAGTTCTATTCTATGCTTTTCCTAATATGGGAAACTATTCTAAACGTGTCTATACTTATGATTATACTTTAACAGATAAGCGTTTATACTTAACTAATCCTCAATTTAAAGAGCAAACAGATGAAAATCTTTGGAATGACTCTGCAAATGTAGCTATACTAAACGCTTCTAATAGAGTGTTTAATAATATTACAACAGTAGCAACTAATGGTTTCTATATAAAGAAACTCCCTCTTAAATTGAAATATTCCAATGTTATCTATTTATTGCAAAGTTCGACCTATTCTAATATTTCTTTTCCTGTATATGTAAATTAG
- a CDS encoding zinc-binding metallopeptidase has translation MKKIYFIAMFTLLLVACNRKETLSDKSVLKTKVTAQTELDTYIYNNFQKPYNIIVTYNWKDSDFEFNKFLYPPTESKIKPMLEVVKKVWIDSYSEIAGANFIKEVAPRQISLVGGYNVNENGTITLGFADSGMKITLFNVDQLDLTNHAGTRLYFHTIQHEYCHIINQKKPYSTEFGKITPNYTSVWANYGNDEANELGFITNYARANDVEDFAEMTSTMLGMSKTAWDAKVEAITDTKAKEAIRKKEEFVVAYFKSEWNIDFYALQAKVEEQMLSVLQ, from the coding sequence ATGAAAAAGATATACTTTATAGCAATGTTCACTCTCTTGTTAGTGGCTTGCAACAGAAAAGAGACACTTAGTGATAAAAGTGTGCTTAAAACCAAAGTAACAGCTCAAACTGAATTGGATACTTATATATACAACAATTTCCAAAAACCTTATAACATTATAGTTACTTACAACTGGAAAGATTCCGATTTCGAGTTTAACAAGTTTCTATATCCCCCTACCGAAAGCAAGATAAAACCTATGCTTGAAGTAGTTAAAAAGGTTTGGATAGATAGCTATTCCGAAATAGCAGGAGCTAACTTTATAAAAGAAGTGGCTCCAAGACAAATTTCATTGGTAGGAGGTTATAACGTTAATGAAAACGGTACGATTACTCTTGGTTTTGCCGATAGTGGTATGAAAATTACTCTTTTTAATGTCGACCAGCTCGACCTTACCAATCACGCTGGCACTCGCCTGTATTTTCATACCATTCAGCACGAGTATTGCCATATTATCAACCAGAAAAAACCCTATTCTACCGAGTTTGGCAAAATAACTCCTAACTACACCTCCGTTTGGGCAAACTATGGAAATGATGAAGCTAACGAGTTAGGCTTTATTACCAATTATGCTAGAGCCAATGATGTAGAAGACTTTGCCGAAATGACCTCTACAATGCTTGGGATGAGCAAAACTGCTTGGGATGCTAAAGTAGAGGCTATTACAGATACCAAGGCTAAAGAAGCTATTCGCAAGAAAGAAGAATTTGTAGTAGCCTATTTTAAAAGCGAATGGAATATAGACTTTTACGCACTACAAGCCAAAGTAGAAGAACAAATGCTTTCTGTATTACAATAA
- a CDS encoding RagB/SusD family nutrient uptake outer membrane protein — protein MKNILYTTTRIVAIGLLFASCDKFLDEVPDTRTEIDTPEKVQELLVSAYPDALYMDIAETMSDNAGDKISLTETSILNTELYQWKDSKETRQDAPTFYWGAAWGAIASANHALEAVEKLGGGSSLNYLKGEALVARAYAHFMLGLLWCKPYNPATASSDLGLPYVTAAEKVVFAKYTRLSVEEYYKAIEKDLEEGLPLIDNTSYSKPKFHFTKEAAHIFATRFYLVKGEWAKVIAHANEALGSNPAAKVRDINKINTLTTLQRQAQYSSTSEPSNALITGASSVYQRNLSRNKYGMTATLSVYLSQRSLHPLDMPWAYDFQGGNENIQNIPKYQEYFKVNNVSAGTGYPYGMATLLLYDEALLNRMEAYVMTGQTAKFIEDLKVYLPFKTGETLDVNNITETALNTKYNGKGTELSPAYTLNTPQRQMLQCLLDLRRIEFVFEGLRWFDIKRFGLKVIHQKGNQTLELNKGDLRRELQIPEDALAAGITPNPR, from the coding sequence ATGAAAAATATACTATATACCACCACAAGAATAGTAGCCATAGGATTACTATTCGCTTCTTGTGATAAATTCTTAGACGAAGTCCCTGATACTCGTACCGAAATCGATACTCCCGAAAAAGTACAAGAACTCTTGGTAAGTGCCTATCCTGATGCTTTGTATATGGATATTGCCGAAACAATGAGTGATAATGCAGGTGATAAAATAAGTCTTACCGAAACTTCTATCTTAAACACAGAACTCTATCAGTGGAAAGATAGCAAAGAAACCCGACAAGATGCTCCTACTTTCTATTGGGGGGCAGCTTGGGGTGCCATAGCCTCTGCTAACCACGCCTTAGAAGCCGTAGAAAAACTAGGTGGAGGTTCCTCTCTTAATTACCTCAAAGGAGAAGCACTCGTAGCACGAGCTTACGCCCATTTTATGTTGGGGCTGTTGTGGTGTAAGCCCTACAACCCTGCTACCGCCTCTTCCGATTTAGGATTACCTTATGTAACCGCTGCCGAGAAAGTAGTATTTGCTAAATACACACGCTTGTCGGTAGAAGAATACTATAAGGCTATCGAAAAAGACCTCGAAGAGGGCTTACCTCTTATCGATAATACCTCGTATAGCAAGCCCAAATTCCACTTTACCAAAGAAGCTGCTCATATTTTTGCTACTCGTTTCTACTTAGTAAAAGGAGAATGGGCTAAAGTTATTGCACACGCCAATGAAGCTCTTGGTAGTAATCCTGCTGCCAAAGTACGCGATATAAACAAGATAAACACCCTTACTACTTTACAACGTCAAGCGCAATACAGTAGTACCAGTGAGCCTTCCAACGCTTTGATTACAGGAGCCTCTTCTGTATATCAAAGAAACCTTAGTCGTAATAAATACGGGATGACGGCTACTTTATCTGTCTATTTGTCGCAAAGAAGCTTACACCCACTTGATATGCCTTGGGCATATGATTTCCAAGGAGGTAATGAGAATATACAGAATATTCCTAAATATCAAGAATATTTTAAAGTAAACAACGTCTCAGCAGGTACAGGTTACCCCTACGGAATGGCTACCCTCTTGCTTTATGACGAAGCCCTGCTTAACCGTATGGAAGCCTATGTAATGACAGGACAAACAGCTAAGTTTATCGAAGACCTAAAAGTGTATTTACCTTTTAAAACAGGAGAAACGCTCGATGTAAATAACATTACCGAAACAGCTCTTAATACCAAATACAACGGAAAAGGTACTGAGCTCTCCCCTGCTTATACACTTAACACCCCTCAGCGCCAAATGTTGCAATGTCTGCTCGATTTGCGCCGTATAGAATTTGTTTTCGAAGGATTGCGCTGGTTCGATATTAAACGTTTTGGTTTAAAAGTAATTCACCAAAAGGGGAACCAAACCTTAGAACTCAACAAAGGCGATTTGCGTCGTGAGTTGCAAATACCCGAAGACGCCTTGGCTGCAGGTATTACTCCTAATCCAAGATAA
- a CDS encoding SusC/RagA family TonB-linked outer membrane protein, which translates to MKEKLMYALLCTVLFFGVAFAQERTVTGVVKDEAGTPLPGASVLVKGTSHGVATDFDGKYSIKVPNDSAVLVFSQLGSASVEKVVGTAKVINVVLKENVTELKGVVVTGYQEFDRSKFTGNAQTLKADNIKMDGVVDVGRMIEGRAAGVNVQNISGTFGTSPKITIRGGSSIFGDTKPLWVVDGAVQEEVVNLSFEQLASGDASTLVSSAISGINANDIESIEILKDASALSLYGARALNGAVIITTKSGKKNVKTQINYQLEESVRMIPNYNQYDIMNSQETMDVYQELERKGYFSLSSHTQARYGGAYNIMYRAIDTFNPATGTFLLENTDAARVAFLRKYEYANTNWFKTLFRPSLTQNHTVSLSGGGENATVYGSVGFFVDPGWTIADRIHRVTGNLKTTYTLSPSVKIGVLTQGSIRTQKAPGTYSRAANAVTGSYERDFDINPFSYALNTTRALRPYGDDGKYEFYRYNYAPMNILHELANNYMDLNVLEYKIQGDLEVKLAKGLKYNFLGSVRHVKSSNEHSMREDSNVAGAYRANQTTVVTKANPFLFTDPADPDALPQVALPNGGIYKRTENNLQSYYFRNALEYKRLFKDVHDLKVFLGQEYRHTDRDNSFFNGYGYQFARGGTAFTDYRIIQKAIQENTPYFGKSYTKERGIAFFLQGTYTYDNRYVFAGTLNYEGSNQLGRSRSARWLPTWNASARWNASNEKFLEDNNTISNLAFRLSYGLIAGLGAASNALAIFKNEVANRYNLSDRESMITIQSLQNSELTWEKVYETNVGIELGLFKNRINLSLDLYQKNSKDLIDYVRTSGIGGEIIKLANNATMVTKGIELALDTKNVKTDDFSWNTGINFAYFNQEITSLLYKPNVFNLVREVGGNVVGGARNTLYSYDFRGLNDKGLPVFNLRNGSTDYADIDFQNRQDILSYLKKEGAVEPNLTAGLSNTFKYKNWEFSFLITASAGNKIRKADQYTVDYNDLSVFPKEMKNRWVRTGDEKITNIPSIPSKFTLNEVGEDTLRRVYNAYNHSTARVVDGSFIRMKSMSLSYTFAKDVLDALHVNNLTLRLQATNPFLIYAHKDLNGQDPEFFRTGGVAYPVSAQYTFTINLGI; encoded by the coding sequence GTAGTAAAAGATGAAGCAGGCACTCCACTACCCGGTGCCTCAGTACTGGTAAAAGGTACTTCTCACGGGGTCGCCACCGATTTCGATGGCAAATACTCCATTAAAGTACCCAATGACAGCGCCGTATTAGTCTTTTCTCAGCTGGGGAGTGCCTCAGTAGAGAAAGTAGTAGGTACTGCCAAAGTGATTAACGTTGTCCTTAAAGAGAACGTAACTGAACTTAAAGGGGTAGTCGTTACTGGTTACCAAGAGTTCGACCGTTCTAAATTTACAGGTAATGCTCAAACCCTCAAAGCCGACAATATCAAAATGGACGGCGTAGTCGATGTAGGTCGTATGATCGAAGGTCGTGCCGCAGGGGTAAACGTGCAGAACATCTCTGGTACTTTTGGTACTTCACCTAAAATTACCATTCGCGGGGGCTCATCTATCTTCGGCGATACCAAACCGCTATGGGTGGTCGATGGTGCCGTACAAGAAGAGGTAGTAAACCTTAGCTTCGAGCAACTTGCTTCGGGTGATGCTTCTACTCTGGTAAGCTCGGCTATCTCTGGTATCAATGCCAACGATATTGAGAGTATCGAAATCCTCAAAGACGCCTCAGCCCTTTCTCTTTACGGAGCACGCGCCCTGAACGGTGCCGTGATTATCACTACCAAAAGTGGTAAGAAAAACGTAAAAACACAGATAAACTATCAATTAGAAGAGTCCGTGCGTATGATTCCTAACTATAATCAGTACGACATTATGAACTCTCAAGAAACAATGGACGTATATCAAGAGTTGGAACGCAAAGGCTACTTCTCGCTTTCTTCTCATACCCAAGCGCGTTACGGTGGGGCTTACAATATAATGTATCGCGCTATCGATACCTTTAATCCCGCTACAGGCACTTTCTTACTCGAAAATACCGATGCAGCACGGGTTGCTTTCTTGCGCAAATATGAATACGCCAATACTAATTGGTTTAAAACCCTCTTCCGTCCGTCGCTCACTCAAAACCATACGGTGAGCCTTTCAGGTGGGGGTGAAAATGCAACGGTGTATGGTTCAGTAGGTTTCTTTGTAGACCCCGGTTGGACAATTGCCGACCGTATACACCGCGTAACCGGTAACCTCAAAACCACCTATACGCTTTCACCTAGCGTAAAGATAGGAGTGCTTACACAAGGCTCTATTCGTACCCAAAAAGCTCCTGGTACTTATAGCCGTGCTGCTAATGCCGTAACAGGAAGTTATGAACGTGATTTTGATATCAACCCTTTTAGCTATGCGCTCAACACCACTCGTGCTTTGCGCCCTTATGGCGATGATGGTAAGTACGAGTTTTACCGTTATAACTATGCTCCTATGAATATCTTGCACGAGCTCGCTAATAACTATATGGATTTGAACGTGCTTGAGTATAAAATTCAGGGCGACTTAGAAGTAAAACTCGCCAAAGGATTGAAGTATAATTTCCTTGGTTCTGTACGCCACGTAAAGAGTTCAAACGAGCACTCTATGAGAGAAGATTCTAACGTAGCAGGGGCTTACCGCGCCAATCAGACTACTGTTGTAACCAAAGCTAATCCTTTCTTATTTACTGATCCTGCCGACCCTGATGCCCTTCCTCAAGTAGCATTGCCTAATGGAGGTATATACAAACGCACTGAAAACAACTTGCAAAGTTATTACTTCCGCAATGCCTTAGAGTACAAACGCTTGTTTAAAGACGTACACGACCTAAAAGTATTCTTAGGACAAGAGTATCGCCATACCGACCGCGATAACTCTTTCTTCAACGGATATGGCTATCAGTTTGCACGTGGAGGAACCGCCTTTACTGATTATCGCATTATTCAAAAAGCGATACAAGAAAATACTCCTTATTTTGGCAAATCATACACCAAAGAACGTGGTATAGCTTTCTTCTTGCAAGGTACCTATACCTATGATAACCGCTATGTATTTGCTGGCACACTGAACTATGAAGGTTCTAACCAATTAGGGCGTAGTCGTTCTGCTCGCTGGTTACCTACTTGGAATGCGAGTGCTCGTTGGAACGCTTCCAACGAGAAATTCCTCGAAGATAATAACACTATCTCTAACCTTGCTTTCCGTCTTAGCTACGGACTTATCGCTGGTTTAGGAGCTGCCAGCAACGCTTTGGCTATCTTTAAAAACGAAGTGGCTAACCGTTACAACCTTAGTGATAGAGAAAGTATGATTACTATTCAGTCCCTACAAAATAGTGAACTCACTTGGGAAAAAGTATACGAAACCAACGTAGGTATAGAACTCGGCTTGTTTAAAAACCGTATCAACTTGTCATTAGACCTTTATCAAAAGAACTCTAAAGACCTAATTGACTATGTTCGCACCTCAGGTATTGGTGGTGAAATTATCAAATTAGCCAACAATGCCACAATGGTAACAAAAGGGATTGAACTCGCTTTGGATACTAAAAATGTCAAAACTGATGATTTCAGCTGGAATACAGGTATCAATTTCGCTTATTTCAACCAAGAAATTACAAGCCTTCTATATAAGCCTAATGTATTTAACTTAGTGCGCGAAGTAGGAGGAAATGTAGTAGGAGGTGCCCGCAACACTTTGTATTCTTATGATTTCAGAGGGTTAAATGATAAAGGTCTCCCTGTGTTTAACTTGCGCAATGGTAGTACCGATTATGCAGATATTGATTTCCAAAACCGTCAAGATATCCTTTCTTATCTCAAAAAAGAAGGAGCGGTAGAACCTAACCTCACCGCTGGACTTTCCAATACTTTCAAATATAAAAATTGGGAATTTAGCTTTTTGATTACGGCTTCAGCTGGTAACAAAATACGCAAAGCAGACCAATATACTGTAGATTACAACGACCTCAGTGTATTCCCTAAGGAAATGAAAAACCGATGGGTAAGAACAGGTGACGAAAAGATAACTAATATCCCTTCTATTCCTTCTAAATTCACTCTGAATGAGGTGGGAGAAGATACTTTGCGTCGCGTGTACAATGCCTACAACCATTCTACTGCCCGTGTAGTAGATGGCTCTTTCATTCGTATGAAAAGTATGAGTCTTTCTTATACTTTTGCCAAAGACGTATTGGATGCCTTGCACGTAAACAATCTTACCTTGCGCTTACAAGCCACCAATCCGTTCTTGATTTATGCCCATAAAGACCTCAACGGGCAAGACCCCGAGTTCTTCCGCACTGGTGGGGTTGCCTATCCTGTAAGTGCTCAATATACATTTACTATCAATTTAGGAATCTAA